In the Streptomyces sp. NBC_01237 genome, GTCCCTACGCGCTGCGCGCGTAGCAGCGGGCCAGGCCCCTGCGGGGCCTGGCCGCTCCCGCTCCGCGTGAGCGGAGGCGGTTCACTGCGTTCACCGCCAGGTGGCACGCGCTCCGCGCCCGCCACCCAACCGCAGGGCAGGCGGCCCGCGTTGCGGGCCGGGGCCGGCCTCCGGCCGACCCGTGGCCTCCGCTGCGCTCCAGCCACCCCCCAGACCCCCTGTCAGCCCCAGTACAGCCAGGGGGTGGGTGGGCCACGCTCCGCGCGGCCCACCCACGGGCCTACGGCCCAAGCAGCAGCAAGGAGGAGGGGTGGTGGTGACGGGTGGTCGGGCGAGTGGCGCATCGCGGGGGCCGATCGCCCGCAGAAAGGGAGCGGACTGAGGGGGTGTCAAGGCGCTTGATTGGCTTGCGATAAGGCAAGACTAGCAGCTTTCGGCCACGTTAGAGGGAATCTCACGATTCTGTGTGCTTCATTTTTGGAGCCGAGATAAGCTATGGACTCAGAGCACACCACCCCGGACCGCCCCGAAGGGTTATCGAGATCCACCACACGGCCTTGCTGGTGCTCCGGTGAGGCAAAGCAACCACCCGATCGCGTCAGTCCAACCGTAGCCCTTGCAGCTCCTCTACGTGCAGGTTTCCCGTTTCCCGCCGCTCGAATCGACCGGACGGCATCCCAGGAGAAGGCAGGCGATATGTCGAGCACAGACCGCGTTGACCAGCGCGAGGCAGCCCAGCGAGAAGCCATTGACGCGGTCGTGCGTGCCCTCGAATTGCCTGCAAGATCACTGGTGCCTGAACGGGGGCTTCGAACGCAGGTGATCATGGCGACCGGGTCCGGGAAGACGCGGGTGGCGGTCCGCAGCGCGGAGGAGCTCCACGCGGGCCGTGTGCTGGTGCTCGTGCCCTCGCTGGACCTGCTCGCCCAGACCGAGTCCGCGTGGCGCGAGGGGGGCCGCCGGGGGCCGATGATCGGGGTGTCCTCGCTGCGGGGTGAGGAGGTGTCCTTCCCCAACACCACGGACGTGGACGAGCTGGTGGAGTGGACGCGGGGCCTGGACAAGGTGACCGTGTACGCCACGTACGCCTCGCTCGGTCTGGGCACACTGGAACGCGCGCACGCCGGGGGCCTCGCGGCTTGGGACCTGATCGTCGTGGACGAAGCCCACCGCGTTTCGGGCCGGATCGGGAAGCCGTGGGCGGTCGTCCACGACAACCAGAAGATCCCCTCCCTGCGCCGCCTCTACATGACGGCCACGCCCCGGCTGTGGCAGCTCGGGGACGAGGACCAGGACGGCGCACCCGGTGAGCTGGTCGCGAGCATGGAAGACGACCCCGACGGGTCCTTCGGCAGCAGGGCGTTCACTTTGACGCTCTCGGAGGCCATCGACCGGGGAATCTGTGCCCCTTACCAGGTGGTGTGCGTGGACGTCACCGACACCGCGCTCCAGGCCGCGCAGCTCCTGGGCGCCGAAGGCCGCTCGGCAGAGGTCCGCGGGGCGCGGCTCGCCGCCCTGCAGACCGCGCTGGTGAAGGCGTCCTCGGAGGAGGGCTTCCGCCGCACGCTGGTCTTCCACCACATGGTGAAGGAAGCCGAGGCGTTCGCGGCCGGCCTCCCCCAGGTCGCCGCGCAGCTGCACGCCGCCGACCCCGAGCTGTACCCGAAGACGATCTGGGCGGACTGGCTGTGCGGGGACCACAAGCCGCTCCACCGGCGGCGTCTGCTGGGCGAGTTCGCGGCCGGGATCGCCACGGACGGCACTGTGGTGGAGAAGTGCTTCCTGTGCTCGGTGAAGGTCTTGGGCGAGGGCGTCGACACCAAGCACTGCGACTCGGTGTACTGGGCGGACGTGCGCGGCTCGATGCCGGACCTGGTCCAGGCCGTGGGCCGGGCACTGCGGACGCAGCCCGGCGAGGGCAAGACGGCCTCGCTCGTGGTGCCGGTACTGCTCGGGCCGGGCGAGACAGCGGACAACATGCTCACCTCCCGGGCGTACGGCGGGCTGGCCAAGCTCCTGGAAGCGCTGCGGGCCCACGACGCGCGGATCGTGGAGAGCCTCGCGGAGCAGCAGGCCCCAAGCCGCTACAAGCCCGTAGCCAAGGACGAGAACGGGAAGAGCACGGACGGGAGCGGCAAAGGCTCCGGAGGCGTGAGTGCCCCCGCCAAGGCCCTGCTGAAGTTCTCCACGCCCCGCGACCCGGCCGCCCTCGCGGCGTTCATCAACTTGCGCGTCGTCAACCCGGAACACGCGCACTGGCGGCGCGGTGTGGAGGCCGCCGTCATCTACGCCCGCGAGCACGGCGACCTGCGGGTGCCGTTCACGTTCCGGGTGCCTGCCGTCGACGATCAGGAGGCGGAGGGCGAGGGGTGGCCGGTCTCGCTCGCCGGGTTCCCGCTGGGGCAGTGGACCGCCGATGCGCGGCGGTTCTACGCCCGCGGGGACATGGACGAGGACCGCATCGTCCAGTTGGAGAAGCTCGGCATGGTCTGGTCCCACTTCGACGTCGCGTGGGAAGAAGGTCTGTCCGCCGCGCGCGGGTGGGCCGCCGAACACGGCCACCTCCTGGCCCCGCTGGACGCCACGTTCCAGGGCGCGAAGGTGGGCATCTTCCTGAAGAACGCGCGGGCCGCCGCCCGGAAGGCTGCCGAGAACGAGCAGCGGCGGGCGGAGGGCCTGGCGGTTCAGTCGTCGGCCGGGGCGCTGTCGGACTCCCGGCGCGAGCAGTTGGAGGAGATCGACGCGTCCTGGTGCCCGACGTGGCCGGTGACGTGGCAGCGGTGCTTCCACCTGGTGCGGATGCACCTGGACGCCGGTGGGACGCTGCCCACCGGGGCGGGTGAGGTCCTGCGCCAGGGCGAGGATCTGGGCCGGTGGGTGACATCGGTGCGCTATGGGTGGGATCAGCTCACGACCGTGCAGCAGTGGATGTGCGAGCAGGTCCTCGGGATTACACCCGCAACCGAGGAGGAGAAGCCGAAGCCGCGACCGACGCAGGCCGACAAGTGGACCGCCAACCTCGCGGCCGCCCAGCAGTTCTACGAGCGCGAGGGACACCTCCAGGTGCCCCGCAAGCATGTCGAGACCGTGCTCTCCGAAGACGGCTGGGAACTCCAGTTCCGTCTGGGGGCATGGGTCAGCAACCAGCGGAGCCGGGTCGCCACGCTCACCCCGGAACGGATGGAACAGCTGTCCACGATCGGGATGCGGTGGTCCTGACGATCGCCGTCATCAACAGCCACGATCGCAAGGAGAACTGATGCACATCACCCCCACCGACGTGGCGCGCGGAGCGATCGGCCGGCAGGCCGAAGGGCTGGACGTGGAAGGAGCGCGGGCCAAGCGGGACGGATTGGTGCGGTTGATCGATCGGCAGCGGACGCCCGGCACACCGGAGCACGCGGACCTGCGGCGGCAGAACCCACTGATCGGCGGCTTCGAGCAGGACGACTGCTTCAGCGACTCCGTCGCCGATCGGGTGGCCCAGCACTTCGAGACGATGGACGCCAAGGTCAGCGAGTGGGATCGGGTCATCGCCCTGCTGGAGGAAACCGGCGGTGCGTACGCGGCCGCGCAGGATGCCGTGCAGACCGCCTGGGCAGCCGACTACGAAGAGCGCCGGACCACAGCCGTGGGTCGGCACCGGCAGCAGCTGGCTGAACGGCGGGCGTCCGAGCAGGACCGGCTGCACGGCATGCCGGTGCACCTCGGGGCGGACACCGCCGCAGCCGCCCGCCACCTCGCCCAGCGCATGGGCGCCATCCCCGAACACCTGGCAGCCGAAGTACTCCATGCGGTCCTCGCCGGTGCCGCCGTCCGGGCCGACGGCACACTTGCACTGCCCGCCGTGTCAGTCATGCCCCGTCAGCAGCTGGTATCCCCCGCCTCGGAGAAGACGCCGGTGAAGCCCCCAGCCCCGTCCTCGGTGCCAGCGCTGGAGGCGAAGGACATCCTGGCAGCGGCGGAACGGTTCCCGTGGGCCCTGGCCGCGCAGGGGACACGTCACTG is a window encoding:
- a CDS encoding DEAD/DEAH box helicase — translated: MSSTDRVDQREAAQREAIDAVVRALELPARSLVPERGLRTQVIMATGSGKTRVAVRSAEELHAGRVLVLVPSLDLLAQTESAWREGGRRGPMIGVSSLRGEEVSFPNTTDVDELVEWTRGLDKVTVYATYASLGLGTLERAHAGGLAAWDLIVVDEAHRVSGRIGKPWAVVHDNQKIPSLRRLYMTATPRLWQLGDEDQDGAPGELVASMEDDPDGSFGSRAFTLTLSEAIDRGICAPYQVVCVDVTDTALQAAQLLGAEGRSAEVRGARLAALQTALVKASSEEGFRRTLVFHHMVKEAEAFAAGLPQVAAQLHAADPELYPKTIWADWLCGDHKPLHRRRLLGEFAAGIATDGTVVEKCFLCSVKVLGEGVDTKHCDSVYWADVRGSMPDLVQAVGRALRTQPGEGKTASLVVPVLLGPGETADNMLTSRAYGGLAKLLEALRAHDARIVESLAEQQAPSRYKPVAKDENGKSTDGSGKGSGGVSAPAKALLKFSTPRDPAALAAFINLRVVNPEHAHWRRGVEAAVIYAREHGDLRVPFTFRVPAVDDQEAEGEGWPVSLAGFPLGQWTADARRFYARGDMDEDRIVQLEKLGMVWSHFDVAWEEGLSAARGWAAEHGHLLAPLDATFQGAKVGIFLKNARAAARKAAENEQRRAEGLAVQSSAGALSDSRREQLEEIDASWCPTWPVTWQRCFHLVRMHLDAGGTLPTGAGEVLRQGEDLGRWVTSVRYGWDQLTTVQQWMCEQVLGITPATEEEKPKPRPTQADKWTANLAAAQQFYEREGHLQVPRKHVETVLSEDGWELQFRLGAWVSNQRSRVATLTPERMEQLSTIGMRWS